A genomic region of Elstera cyanobacteriorum contains the following coding sequences:
- a CDS encoding class I SAM-dependent methyltransferase translates to MSGFSAEWLALRAPADTAARDAGLLRAAADLAPARVMDLGCGTGAMLATLQPLLPRPAAWVLVDGDVGLLDQAAQRAAALGVVATPQACDLLATPLPAAAADLVTATALFDLVSADWLDRFLDALSARRLPLYAALSYDGGMAWRPPHPLDGAVTAAFNRHQRGPKGFGGPALGPEAPAALVAGLEARGYRVTVADSPWQVGADQPAFTAALLDGIAAAVAEQGSMPTIADWLAARRAATHHTEVGHRDLLAVPL, encoded by the coding sequence ATGAGCGGCTTTTCGGCGGAATGGCTTGCCCTGCGCGCCCCGGCCGATACGGCAGCGCGCGATGCGGGCCTGTTGCGGGCGGCGGCGGACCTCGCCCCAGCACGGGTCATGGACCTTGGGTGCGGCACCGGGGCGATGCTGGCCACGCTTCAGCCGCTGTTACCCCGCCCGGCGGCCTGGGTGCTGGTCGATGGTGATGTTGGGTTGCTCGATCAAGCGGCACAGCGCGCCGCCGCCCTTGGGGTAGTCGCCACGCCCCAGGCGTGCGACCTGCTCGCAACCCCGCTTCCGGCAGCGGCGGCGGATTTGGTGACGGCGACGGCACTCTTCGATCTTGTCTCGGCCGACTGGCTGGACCGGTTTCTCGACGCGCTCTCCGCCCGGCGGTTACCGCTCTATGCCGCGCTTTCCTACGATGGGGGAATGGCGTGGAGGCCCCCGCACCCGCTCGACGGGGCGGTAACGGCGGCCTTCAACCGCCATCAACGCGGACCGAAGGGCTTTGGTGGCCCGGCGCTGGGGCCAGAGGCACCGGCGGCGCTGGTTGCCGGGCTAGAGGCGCGCGGCTATCGCGTGACGGTCGCCGATAGCCCCTGGCAGGTCGGGGCCGATCAGCCCGCTTTTACAGCGGCTTTGCTCGACGGAATCGCGGCGGCAGTGGCGGAGCAAGGTTCCATGCCAACGATTGCGGACTGGTTAGCCGCCCGCCGCGCCGCGACCCATCATACCGAGGTTGGGCATCGTGATCTGTTGGCCGTTCCGCTTTAG
- a CDS encoding cytochrome b: protein MTDRYPRALRLLHWLMAALILVTLLLGLAMSRVPPGSLMNQLFDLHRSFGLLALGLIILRLWLRFRGPLPPPAPGMTPLQHRVVHAVHLGFYAALVALPVLGWVGSSAYGAPVIFFGLTTLPSLAAENKPLAEGIFSVHVFLGFTLIGLIGAHVAGVIYHQVFLKDGLMRRMWPL from the coding sequence ATGACCGACCGCTACCCCCGCGCACTTCGATTGCTCCATTGGCTGATGGCGGCGCTTATCCTCGTCACCCTTCTCCTCGGCCTGGCGATGAGCCGGGTTCCGCCCGGATCGCTGATGAACCAATTGTTCGACCTGCATCGGTCGTTCGGGCTGCTGGCGCTGGGGCTGATCATCTTGCGGCTCTGGCTGCGGTTTCGCGGTCCGTTACCGCCCCCAGCCCCCGGGATGACCCCACTGCAACACCGGGTCGTCCATGCCGTCCATCTTGGGTTTTATGCGGCCTTGGTCGCCTTGCCCGTGCTCGGCTGGGTCGGCAGTTCGGCCTATGGCGCCCCGGTGATCTTCTTCGGGCTGACAACGCTGCCAAGCCTGGCGGCAGAGAATAAGCCGCTGGCCGAGGGGATATTCTCCGTCCACGTCTTCCTCGGTTTCACCCTGATCGGTTTGATCGGCGCCCATGTGGCCGGGGTGATCTACCATCAGGTTTTTCTAAAGGATGGGCTGATGCGGCGGATGTGGCCGCTCTAA
- a CDS encoding RibD family protein: MVALTAAAEIEFPLERWHALLDRHARTRALAPEPGCPFSAIFDPLLGTAPLVIGQLGQSLDGRIATRTGHSHYINGSAALTHLHCLRALVDAVLVGAGTVIADDPLLTVRHVPGPQPARVVLDPNGRVPNSARLWHTPGRRIVLQRGNHPRPAGVEILPLPGAAGEALPPSILLETLRAAGLTRVLVEGGATTISHFLAAGALDRLHLLMGPLIIGSGLPGLSLPPIDRLDGALRPVTRCYPLCGGDIVVDCAFPKGDPE, translated from the coding sequence ATGGTCGCCCTTACCGCCGCCGCCGAGATCGAGTTTCCGCTGGAGCGCTGGCACGCGCTGCTCGACCGGCATGCCCGCACCCGCGCGCTCGCACCGGAGCCGGGTTGCCCCTTCTCGGCGATTTTTGACCCGCTGCTCGGCACCGCGCCGCTGGTGATCGGGCAGTTGGGGCAGTCGCTCGATGGGCGTATCGCCACCCGGACCGGCCACTCCCATTACATCAATGGATCGGCGGCGCTGACCCATCTCCACTGCCTGCGCGCCCTGGTCGATGCCGTGCTGGTCGGGGCGGGCACGGTGATTGCCGACGATCCCTTGCTGACGGTTCGCCATGTGCCCGGCCCGCAACCCGCCCGGGTTGTGCTGGACCCCAATGGCCGCGTGCCCAATTCTGCCCGCCTCTGGCATACGCCCGGGCGGCGGATCGTGCTGCAACGGGGCAACCATCCCCGCCCAGCGGGGGTGGAAATCCTCCCACTCCCCGGTGCTGCGGGCGAGGCGCTGCCGCCGTCGATCCTGCTGGAAACCCTAAGGGCTGCGGGACTAACCCGTGTGTTGGTCGAGGGTGGGGCGACGACAATTTCGCATTTTCTTGCCGCCGGGGCGCTCGACCGCTTGCACCTGCTGATGGGGCCCTTGATTATCGGTTCGGGCCTGCCGGGCCTCTCCTTACCGCCGATTGATCGGCTCGACGGCGCCCTGCGCCCGGTGACCCGCTGTTACCCGCTCTGCGGCGGCGATATCGTCGTCGATTGCGCCTTCCCGAAGGGAGACCCGGAATGA
- the cbiB gene encoding adenosylcobinamide-phosphate synthase CbiB gives MLGPISSPIILAAALLDAVIGDPPIVWRRVPHPVVWVGRMITLTEARLNRGGSARRRALGLLALALWLSVGVGSSLGLLAIVPEGAAVALTLLGGAVLLAQKSLADHVLAVARGLEVSLADGRQAVSMIVGRDPEVLDAAAVARAAIESAAENFSDGFVAPLFWFALFGLPGIVGYKIINTADSMVGHRTARYAAFGWASARLDDLVNLLPARLAGAAIAGAAFFLRHDGRQALRAMARDAGHHRSPNAGWPEAAMAGALGLALAGPRRYGAEIVEDGWMNDGGRAAATAGDIRAAVRLMRGAAVLAVLLAAGLRVLV, from the coding sequence ATGCTCGGGCCGATTTCTTCCCCCATTATACTCGCTGCCGCGCTTTTAGATGCAGTGATTGGCGATCCGCCGATCGTTTGGCGCCGGGTGCCGCATCCGGTCGTTTGGGTCGGGCGGATGATCACCCTGACCGAAGCGCGTTTGAACCGGGGTGGCTCCGCCCGGCGGCGGGCGCTCGGGCTTCTAGCGCTGGCGCTATGGCTCTCGGTTGGCGTCGGGTCAAGCCTGGGGTTGTTGGCCATCGTGCCGGAAGGGGCGGCGGTTGCGCTTACTCTTCTCGGTGGGGCTGTGCTCTTGGCGCAAAAGAGCTTGGCGGATCATGTGCTTGCCGTTGCTAGGGGGCTGGAGGTGTCTCTCGCCGACGGTCGGCAGGCGGTTTCAATGATCGTCGGGCGCGATCCCGAGGTTTTGGACGCGGCGGCGGTGGCGCGGGCGGCGATCGAGTCGGCGGCAGAGAATTTTTCTGATGGGTTCGTTGCGCCGCTGTTCTGGTTCGCCCTGTTCGGGCTGCCGGGGATCGTTGGCTATAAGATCATCAATACCGCCGATAGTATGGTGGGGCATCGCACCGCCCGTTACGCTGCCTTTGGCTGGGCCTCCGCCCGGCTGGACGATCTCGTGAACCTGCTTCCAGCGCGGCTTGCGGGGGCGGCGATCGCGGGGGCGGCTTTTTTTCTAAGGCATGACGGGCGGCAGGCGCTGCGGGCGATGGCGCGCGATGCGGGGCATCACCGCTCCCCCAATGCCGGGTGGCCGGAAGCGGCGATGGCGGGCGCGCTTGGCTTGGCGCTGGCCGGGCCGCGCCGTTATGGGGCGGAGATCGTCGAGGATGGGTGGATGAACGATGGGGGGCGGGCAGCGGCAACGGCGGGCGATATTCGCGCTGCCGTGCGCCTGATGCGCGGTGCGGCGGTTTTGGCGGTGCTGCTGGCGGCAGGGCTTCGGGTGCTGGTTTAA
- a CDS encoding threonine-phosphate decarboxylase codes for MLPPALLYHGGDIAAAHARWPDWKGPWLDLSTGINPWPWRVPKLPKEMLARLPTPAERQNLLTAARRAYALPPDAGLAAVPGSEAAIHLLPRLLPPGHVCLLGPTYGGHRAGWEAAGHRVTEAPEPTAADVLVFCRPNNPTGETYPGLDLDDLAGRYRLIVVDEAYADTAPAPLVQRPGVVGLRSFGKFFGLAGLRLGFVWGDPTFTDPLEAMLGSWSLGPQALHWGTEALQDKTWHTITRNRLRRESAKLAESLTTAGLPLHGRTDFFCLVETPDAHRIADRLGQQGILVRAFAAQPTWLRIGLPPSMKVRGRFIQALWAARAG; via the coding sequence ATGCTACCGCCCGCGCTTCTGTACCACGGCGGCGATATTGCCGCCGCCCACGCCCGCTGGCCCGATTGGAAAGGCCCGTGGCTCGATCTTTCGACAGGGATCAACCCCTGGCCCTGGCGAGTGCCGAAACTGCCGAAGGAGATGTTGGCCCGTCTGCCCACGCCCGCCGAGCGGCAAAACCTGCTGACCGCCGCCCGCCGCGCCTATGCCCTGCCGCCCGATGCGGGCCTCGCCGCCGTTCCGGGCAGCGAGGCCGCCATTCACTTGTTGCCGCGCTTGCTGCCGCCGGGCCATGTCTGCCTGCTCGGTCCAACCTACGGCGGGCATCGCGCCGGATGGGAAGCGGCGGGCCATCGGGTCACCGAGGCCCCGGAACCAACCGCCGCGGATGTACTGGTCTTCTGCCGCCCGAATAATCCGACAGGGGAGACCTATCCCGGTCTTGACCTTGATGACCTAGCCGGGCGCTACCGGCTGATCGTCGTCGATGAGGCCTATGCCGATACCGCCCCGGCCCCGCTGGTTCAAAGGCCCGGCGTCGTCGGGCTGCGGTCGTTCGGCAAATTCTTCGGTCTCGCGGGCCTGCGCCTGGGCTTCGTTTGGGGCGATCCCACGTTTACCGATCCGTTGGAAGCGATGCTGGGATCATGGAGCCTTGGCCCCCAGGCCCTACACTGGGGAACCGAGGCACTGCAGGATAAAACTTGGCACACGATCACCCGCAACCGTCTGCGCCGGGAAAGCGCCAAACTGGCCGAAAGCCTGACGACCGCAGGCCTGCCGCTGCATGGGCGCACGGATTTCTTCTGTCTTGTGGAAACACCGGACGCGCACCGCATCGCCGACCGGCTGGGCCAGCAGGGCATTCTCGTCCGCGCCTTCGCCGCGCAACCGACTTGGCTGCGCATCGGCCTGCCGCCGTCAATGAAAGTGCGCGGGCGCTTCATTCAAGCCCTCTGGGCGGCGCGGGCGGGTTAA
- a CDS encoding ABC transporter substrate-binding protein → MSKFVLSLLLAAVLSGTAQAAPPQRVISTNLCADQLVLGLLPRDRIAAVSPLAADPSLSAAASTARGLPVVMPSAEDVIRHRPDLVVAGSFRERKAAEIVARQGIAVHRLPAPDSLAATHAMIRALAARLEVPEAGDAMIADLTRQLADAQASGGMGRTALVWRPNGYTSGPQSISGEILAAVGFRNLAGDLGVSRSGTLSVEAVLAAKPDVLVLDEHMNQATSRAQALVVHPALAALAAERRRVPTAAWICAGPSLADAARALAAS, encoded by the coding sequence ATGTCAAAGTTCGTTCTTAGTCTGCTGCTGGCGGCGGTTCTAAGCGGAACCGCCCAAGCCGCCCCGCCGCAGCGGGTGATTTCGACCAATCTTTGTGCCGATCAACTGGTGTTGGGGCTGCTGCCGCGCGACCGGATTGCCGCCGTCTCCCCCCTCGCCGCCGACCCAAGCCTATCGGCGGCGGCGAGCACAGCGCGCGGCCTGCCGGTGGTCATGCCCAGTGCCGAAGACGTGATCCGCCATCGCCCCGATCTGGTGGTGGCGGGCAGTTTCCGGGAGCGCAAGGCGGCGGAAATCGTCGCGCGCCAGGGGATCGCCGTGCATCGCCTGCCCGCCCCCGATAGTCTTGCCGCGACCCACGCCATGATCCGCGCCCTCGCCGCCCGGTTAGAGGTGCCGGAGGCGGGCGACGCGATGATCGCCGATCTTACCCGCCAACTCGCCGACGCTCAGGCTTCCGGTGGAATGGGTCGCACAGCCTTGGTTTGGCGCCCGAATGGCTATACGTCCGGCCCGCAATCGATCAGCGGCGAAATCCTGGCAGCGGTCGGCTTCCGCAATCTCGCGGGCGACTTGGGCGTCTCGCGCAGCGGCACGCTCTCCGTCGAAGCGGTTCTCGCCGCCAAACCCGATGTGCTGGTGCTCGACGAGCACATGAACCAAGCCACATCGCGCGCCCAAGCGCTCGTCGTTCATCCGGCCCTGGCCGCCCTGGCAGCCGAACGCCGCCGTGTGCCGACCGCTGCGTGGATTTGTGCCGGGCCGAGCCTCGCCGACGCCGCCCGCGCCTTGGCGGCCTCCTAA